One genomic region from Microbispora sp. ZYX-F-249 encodes:
- a CDS encoding TetR/AcrR family transcriptional regulator, which yields MTEYSSQADPARSLALLWRTGERTGRKGKPDLGVDRIVRAAISVADAEGLAALSMRKVAEQLGVGTMSLYTYVPGKAELIDVMVDTAYGELPAPAEVPGGWRGRLELIARENLALYRRHPWVLQVSTASRPPLGPNFIAKYDYELRAVDGIGLDDLEMDSVVTLLNGYVSGAARGAVEAAQAPGDTGVTDEQWWYAHAPYLAKVFDPRRYPLAARVGAAAGEAYNAAYDPDQAFEFGLQRVLDGIGAFVAARTAV from the coding sequence ATGACGGAGTACAGCTCGCAGGCAGACCCGGCGCGGAGTCTGGCCCTGCTGTGGCGCACGGGTGAGCGGACCGGGCGCAAGGGCAAACCGGATCTCGGCGTCGACCGGATCGTGCGTGCGGCGATTTCGGTGGCCGACGCCGAGGGCCTGGCCGCGCTGTCCATGCGGAAGGTCGCCGAACAGCTCGGCGTGGGGACGATGTCCCTGTACACCTACGTCCCGGGCAAGGCCGAGCTGATCGATGTCATGGTCGACACGGCGTACGGCGAGCTGCCCGCGCCCGCGGAGGTGCCGGGCGGCTGGCGGGGCAGGCTGGAGCTGATCGCCCGGGAGAACCTGGCGTTGTACCGGCGGCATCCGTGGGTGCTGCAGGTGTCGACGGCGAGCCGGCCCCCGCTCGGCCCCAACTTCATCGCGAAGTACGACTACGAGTTGCGGGCGGTCGACGGCATCGGCCTGGACGACCTCGAGATGGACTCGGTGGTCACACTGCTCAACGGCTACGTGAGCGGCGCGGCGCGGGGCGCGGTGGAGGCGGCGCAGGCGCCGGGCGACACGGGCGTGACCGACGAGCAGTGGTGGTACGCCCACGCGCCCTACCTGGCCAAGGTGTTCGATCCGCGGCGCTATCCGCTGGCGGCACGGGTGGGCGCGGCGGCGGGCGAGGCCTACAACGCGGCCTACGACCCGGACCAGGCGTTCGAGTTCGGCCTGCAGCGTGTGCTCGACGGCATCGGGGCGTTCGTCGCCGCCCGCACCGCCGTCTAA
- the sigJ gene encoding RNA polymerase sigma factor SigJ: protein MTIQSEPGGGRVDPGLSVIMSERRQLINLAYRLLGSLADAEDVVQETYARWYAMSRRQQDAIASPGAWLTRVAGRICLNVLSSARARRETYVGEWIPEPLPDPGEWPGGRPGGATADPADRITLDESVNLAFLVVLDSMTPAERVAFVLHDVFRYSFAEVADIVGRTPAACRQLASSARRRIRGTQAPVAPAARQARIVKDFKRALEAGDIDALIGLLDPGATAVSDGGGLVSTTLHPIEGAERIVRSLVRLRGRLRGLTILERTVNGRPGLVAQQDGVTVSVYGFEVAGDRITHIWAVRNPDKLRPWTTGSPR from the coding sequence ATGACCATCCAGTCCGAGCCGGGAGGCGGCCGGGTCGATCCCGGCCTGAGCGTGATCATGAGCGAGCGGCGTCAGCTGATCAACCTGGCGTATCGCCTTCTCGGTTCCCTGGCCGACGCCGAGGACGTCGTGCAGGAGACCTACGCCCGCTGGTACGCCATGTCCCGGCGGCAGCAGGACGCCATCGCGTCCCCCGGCGCCTGGCTGACCAGGGTCGCCGGACGCATCTGCCTCAACGTGCTCTCCTCCGCGCGGGCCCGGCGGGAGACCTACGTGGGGGAATGGATTCCCGAGCCGCTGCCCGACCCCGGGGAGTGGCCCGGCGGGCGGCCGGGCGGTGCCACGGCCGACCCGGCCGACCGGATCACCCTGGACGAGTCGGTCAACCTGGCCTTCCTCGTCGTGCTCGACTCGATGACCCCGGCCGAGCGGGTCGCGTTCGTCCTGCACGACGTCTTCCGCTACTCCTTCGCCGAAGTGGCCGACATCGTCGGCCGCACCCCGGCCGCCTGCCGTCAGCTGGCCTCCTCCGCCCGCCGTCGCATCCGCGGCACACAGGCCCCCGTGGCTCCCGCGGCCCGTCAGGCCCGGATCGTCAAAGACTTCAAACGGGCGTTGGAAGCCGGGGACATCGACGCCCTCATCGGGCTCCTCGACCCCGGGGCCACGGCGGTCAGCGACGGCGGCGGCCTGGTCAGCACCACGCTGCACCCGATCGAAGGCGCCGAGCGGATCGTGCGCTCCCTGGTGCGTCTCCGGGGCAGGCTCCGCGGCCTGACGATCCTGGAGCGTACGGTCAACGGCCGGCCCGGGCTGGTCGCCCAGCAGGATGGAGTGACCGTGTCGGTGTACGGGTTCGAGGTCGCCG
- a CDS encoding NAD(P)/FAD-dependent oxidoreductase, with protein sequence MSTTGHHAAHKVVVIGGGYAGTLAANRLRTRPDIGVTLVNPRPEFVDRIRLHQFAAGTGQATADYGTLLGDGVRLVVDSAERIDTAARTVRLASGRALGYDYVVYAVGSTCAIPASVPGAAEFAVPIAELEPARRLRARLRELPPDAPITVVGGGLTGVETAAELAGQGRGVTLVCGHTLAPSLSAPGRRSLATWLSRHGVVVLEAAAVNEVRPDAVVFADGVVRASALTIWAAGFGVPRLAAASGLRTDALGRLLTDETLTSVDDDHVVAAGDAAAPSGRPLRMSCYAAGPLGARAADTVLSRIAGTAPAVIDLAFTGSCVSLGRRAGLRQFARKDDTATNVYFDGRMGAMYKELTCKVALWKIRREARRPGSMIWIKGGPRPGQPVADGARDDHGARDARC encoded by the coding sequence ATGTCCACGACCGGACACCACGCCGCCCACAAGGTCGTCGTCATCGGCGGCGGCTACGCCGGCACGCTCGCGGCCAACCGGCTGCGGACGCGCCCCGACATCGGCGTCACGCTGGTCAACCCACGCCCGGAGTTCGTCGACCGAATCCGGCTGCACCAGTTCGCGGCCGGCACCGGCCAGGCCACGGCGGACTACGGCACGCTGCTCGGCGACGGCGTCAGGCTGGTCGTCGACAGCGCCGAGCGCATCGACACCGCCGCCCGCACGGTACGGCTGGCGTCGGGCCGCGCCCTCGGCTACGACTACGTCGTCTACGCGGTCGGCAGCACCTGCGCGATACCGGCATCGGTGCCCGGCGCGGCCGAGTTCGCCGTGCCCATCGCCGAACTCGAGCCCGCGCGGCGGCTGCGCGCCAGACTGCGTGAGCTGCCCCCCGACGCTCCGATCACCGTGGTCGGCGGCGGGCTGACCGGTGTCGAGACGGCCGCCGAGCTGGCCGGGCAGGGGCGCGGCGTCACGCTCGTGTGCGGCCACACCCTGGCGCCGTCGCTGAGTGCGCCGGGTCGCCGTTCCCTGGCCACGTGGCTGTCCCGGCACGGTGTCGTGGTGCTCGAGGCCGCCGCGGTGAACGAGGTCCGGCCGGATGCGGTCGTCTTCGCCGACGGGGTGGTCCGGGCCAGCGCGTTGACCATCTGGGCCGCCGGTTTCGGTGTGCCGCGGTTGGCGGCGGCCAGCGGGCTGCGCACCGACGCGCTCGGCCGGCTGCTCACCGACGAGACGCTGACCAGCGTCGACGACGACCACGTCGTCGCGGCCGGAGACGCCGCCGCGCCGTCGGGCCGGCCGCTGCGGATGAGCTGCTACGCCGCCGGACCGCTGGGGGCACGGGCCGCCGACACCGTGCTGAGCCGCATCGCGGGAACCGCTCCGGCGGTGATCGACCTGGCCTTCACGGGGTCGTGTGTCAGCCTCGGCCGGCGCGCCGGCCTGCGGCAGTTCGCCCGCAAGGACGACACCGCGACGAACGTCTACTTCGACGGCCGCATGGGCGCCATGTACAAGGAGCTGACCTGCAAGGTCGCGCTGTGGAAGATCCGCCGCGAGGCCCGCAGACCGGGTTCCATGATCTGGATCAAGGGCGGCCCGCGGCCCGGGCAGCCGGTCGCCGACGGCGCTCGGGACGATCACGGCGCTCGGGACGCCAGGTGCTGA
- a CDS encoding DUF2243 domain-containing protein, with protein sequence MATTAGEAGTGPEPASLRLPGIVLGVGLGGFVDGILLHQLLQWHHMLSSTDSDRIGVRYYDPRTVSGLEMNTVWDGLFHTVCWLAVLIGLAILYSRVTRERRRVWTSRVLWGWILAGWGVFNLVEGVLDHQILGIHHVRGGPHQLWWDLGFLVLGALLLAGGYLLARSGRSFDPAGAPA encoded by the coding sequence ATGGCGACCACCGCGGGCGAGGCCGGGACCGGTCCGGAGCCGGCCAGTCTGCGCCTGCCGGGCATCGTGCTCGGGGTGGGGCTGGGCGGGTTCGTCGACGGGATCCTGCTGCACCAGCTCCTGCAGTGGCACCACATGCTGAGCAGCACGGACAGCGACCGCATCGGGGTGCGGTACTACGACCCCCGCACGGTCTCGGGGCTGGAGATGAACACGGTGTGGGACGGCCTGTTCCACACCGTGTGCTGGCTCGCGGTGCTGATCGGCCTCGCGATCCTGTACTCCCGGGTCACCCGCGAGCGGCGCCGGGTGTGGACCTCGCGGGTGCTGTGGGGGTGGATCCTGGCCGGTTGGGGCGTGTTCAATCTCGTCGAAGGCGTCCTGGACCACCAGATCCTGGGCATCCACCACGTGCGGGGCGGCCCCCACCAGCTGTGGTGGGACCTCGGCTTCCTCGTCCTGGGCGCGCTGCTGCTCGCCGGGGGTTACCTGCTCGCGCGCAGCGGGCGCTCCTTCGATCCCGCCGGGGCTCCCGCGTGA
- a CDS encoding NAD(P)/FAD-dependent oxidoreductase, with protein sequence MKHRIVVLGAGYAGAYAAGTLARRLSPADTEITVVNAVPDFVQRMRLHQLAAGRDIEAPELADVFSGTEIRLRLARVTVVDPERRVVAVADADGGGELGYDTLVYALGSHGDDHAVPGAAEHAFDVAARPAALRLRERLDRLDRRGGGGRVVVVGDGLTGIETATEIAESRPGLSVTLVARGELGARLSTGARGHLRRACDRLGITVMEHTSVEAVEAARVLCADGTALASDATVWTAGFALSPIAAIGGLHVTGNGQIVVDRTMRSVSHPDVYAIGDSAHAIGDNGRPLPMSCASAGYTGRQAVEAIMGRLTGREITHTKLAYAYNHISLGRRDGILQMVDDEGRAKPKYVGGRKAARVKAGILTMSLWATSHPTFGVPRHKRRLAAAPDATTEKALA encoded by the coding sequence ATGAAGCACCGCATCGTCGTCCTCGGCGCCGGCTATGCCGGGGCCTACGCGGCGGGGACCCTGGCCCGCCGGCTGTCCCCGGCGGACACCGAGATCACCGTGGTCAACGCCGTGCCGGACTTCGTCCAGCGCATGCGGCTGCACCAGCTGGCGGCCGGCCGGGACATCGAGGCCCCCGAACTCGCCGACGTCTTCTCGGGCACGGAAATACGGCTGCGCCTGGCCCGCGTCACCGTCGTCGACCCCGAGCGCAGGGTCGTCGCCGTGGCCGACGCCGACGGCGGCGGCGAACTCGGCTACGACACGCTCGTGTACGCGCTCGGCAGCCACGGCGACGACCACGCCGTACCCGGCGCGGCCGAGCACGCCTTCGACGTCGCCGCCAGGCCCGCGGCGCTGCGCCTGCGCGAGCGCCTGGACAGGCTGGACAGGCGGGGCGGAGGCGGGCGAGTGGTGGTCGTCGGCGACGGGCTGACCGGCATCGAGACCGCCACCGAGATCGCCGAATCCCGCCCCGGCCTGTCGGTCACGCTGGTCGCCCGCGGCGAGCTGGGCGCCCGGCTCTCCACAGGGGCCCGCGGCCACCTGCGCCGGGCCTGCGACCGGCTGGGCATCACCGTCATGGAGCACACCAGCGTCGAAGCCGTGGAAGCGGCACGGGTGCTGTGCGCCGACGGCACCGCCTTGGCGTCCGACGCGACCGTGTGGACGGCCGGGTTCGCGCTCAGCCCCATCGCCGCCATCGGCGGGCTGCACGTCACCGGGAACGGCCAGATCGTCGTCGACCGCACCATGCGCTCGGTCTCGCACCCGGACGTCTACGCCATCGGCGACAGCGCCCACGCCATCGGCGACAACGGCCGCCCCCTTCCAATGTCCTGCGCCTCAGCCGGCTACACCGGCCGGCAGGCCGTCGAGGCGATCATGGGACGCCTGACCGGCCGCGAGATCACCCACACCAAGCTGGCCTACGCGTACAACCACATCAGCCTCGGGCGGCGGGACGGGATCCTGCAGATGGTCGACGACGAAGGGCGAGCGAAGCCGAAGTACGTGGGCGGCCGGAAGGCCGCGCGGGTCAAGGCGGGCATCCTCACGATGTCGCTGTGGGCCACCTCGCACCCGACCTTCGGCGTGCCCAGGCACAAGCGCCGCCTCGCCGCCGCACCGGACGCGACCACCGAAAAGGCCCTCGCGTAG
- a CDS encoding cytochrome c oxidase assembly protein, whose translation MTGHGAHVAGVSGVLAPVLVLLVYLHLARRARRRNPVLGWSGWRTASFAAGISLVAAALLPPVASFAHGDFRGHMVQHLLIGMYAPIGLVLGAPVTLLLRALPVAGARRLTAVVHSGPGRLAAHPVTALLLSTGSLVVLYFTPLYEAAAAHPAGHWLLHAHFLLSGCLFAHVIAGPDPAPARPGVRARLVYLGCAIAVHAVVAQLMYGGLWLEVRAPVAEVRGGAEIMYYGGDIAELLVAAALVSTWRPERRDRPERRRRPAARAAGRP comes from the coding sequence GTGACGGGTCACGGCGCCCACGTCGCGGGGGTGTCCGGCGTGCTCGCGCCGGTCCTCGTGCTGCTCGTCTACCTTCACCTGGCCCGGCGGGCGCGCCGCCGCAATCCGGTCCTGGGCTGGAGCGGGTGGCGTACGGCGAGCTTCGCCGCCGGGATTTCCCTGGTGGCGGCGGCGCTCCTGCCGCCCGTCGCGTCTTTCGCCCACGGCGACTTCCGCGGTCACATGGTGCAGCACCTGCTGATCGGGATGTACGCCCCGATCGGGCTGGTGCTGGGCGCTCCCGTCACCCTGCTGCTGCGGGCCCTGCCCGTCGCCGGGGCGCGGCGGCTGACCGCCGTGGTGCACAGCGGTCCCGGCCGGTTGGCGGCCCATCCGGTGACGGCACTGCTGCTGTCCACCGGCAGCCTCGTGGTGCTCTACTTCACGCCGCTGTACGAGGCCGCTGCGGCGCATCCGGCCGGGCACTGGCTGCTGCACGCCCACTTCCTGCTGTCGGGCTGCCTGTTCGCCCATGTGATCGCCGGTCCCGATCCCGCGCCCGCCAGGCCGGGCGTACGGGCCCGCCTGGTCTACCTGGGCTGCGCCATCGCCGTGCACGCGGTCGTCGCGCAGCTGATGTACGGCGGCTTGTGGCTGGAGGTGCGGGCCCCCGTGGCCGAGGTGCGGGGCGGCGCGGAGATCATGTACTACGGCGGCGACATCGCGGAGCTCCTTGTCGCCGCCGCCCTCGTCAGCACCTGGCGTCCCGAGCGCCGTGATCGTCCCGAGCGCCGTCGGCGACCGGCTGCCCGGGCCGCGGGCCGCCCTTGA